A window of Castanea sativa cultivar Marrone di Chiusa Pesio chromosome 1, ASM4071231v1 contains these coding sequences:
- the LOC142642687 gene encoding uncharacterized protein LOC142642687 isoform X2, producing the protein MDSNFNPTPSNAHPESMDFLSSAWCNFAVEALHPELEDRSSIMILDNSIKQFESNTKVPFVMDKSVKMDDTDFKSLPPWKSNDVKSWIWMQQAMHPELNYHSYFQKKWMPWKITPFKNIISIKKWLQEIKQRRKEEGRLQRAEVHAAISVAGVAAALAAIAAENSKKDEYSSTAKEAAVASAAALVAAQCAKVAEAMGAKKEQLSSVIGSAMSGTNASDILTLTAAAATSLKGASTLKARSGCKNRLNGSAPILPIEDNNDLDFNFEKHRTVLAKGTELSVETPDGNYTVRTVSVTLNNEAKVMLKIRKLNLLRSKKESIVLDLHAELYKDSETEDSNTCYLIVLTTNRGTFKLDMADDYQRYKTWATTINHMLMLSTSFTKYELQYYKT; encoded by the exons ATGGATTCAAATTTCAATCCTACACCTTCAAATGCACATCCCGAGAGTATGGATTTTCTTTCGAGTGCATGGTGCAACTTTGCTGTAGAAGCCCTTCATCCAGAGCTAGAAGACCGATCGTCAATCATGATCCTTGATAACTCTATCAAGCAGTTTGAGAGCAACACCAAAGTTCCTTTCGTG ATGGACAAAAGTGTTAAGATGGATGATACAGATTTTAAGTCTCTACCACCTTGGAAATCCAATGATGTGAAG TCTTGGATATGGATGCAGCAAGCAATGCACCCGGAATTAAACTACCACAGCTATTTCCAAAAGAAATGG ATGCCATGGAAGATTACTCCATTCAAGAATATTATCTCAATCAAGAAATGGTTGCAAGAAATAAAACAAAGGCGAAAAGAAGAAGGGAGACTACAAAGAGCTGAAGTGCATGCGGCAATATCAGTGGCAGGCGTGGCAGCTGCACTGGCTGCCATTGCTGCTGAAAACTCTAAAAAGGACGAGTACTCAAGCACCGCCAAGGAGGCTGCTGTAGCGTCTGCTGCTGCTTTGGTTGCAGCCCAGTGTGCAAAAGTCGCGGAAGCAATGGGAGCAAAGAAGGAGCAGCTGAGCAGTGTAATAGGCTCAGCCATGAGTGGTACAAATGCAAGTGACATCTTAACACTCACAGCTGCAGCTGCAACAT CACTAAAAGGTGCTTCTACACTTAAAGCAAGATCAGGATGCAAAAACAGATTAAATGGGAGTGCGCCTATTCTGCCCATTGAGGACAACAATGATTTGGACTTCAATTTCGAGAAGCATAGAACAGTCCTGGCAAAGGGTACCGAGCTCAGTGTCGAAACACCAGATG GGAATTACACTGTGAGAACAGTGTCAGTCACACTGAACAACGAGGCCAAG GTTATGCTTAAGATAAGGAAGCTCAATCTGTTGAGAAGTAAGAAGGAAA GTATTGTGCTGGACCTGCACGCTGAGCTGTATAAAGATTCAGAAACCGAAGACAGCAATACATGTTATCTCATCGTTTTGACAACAAATAGGGGAACATTCAAGCTAGACATGGCGGATGATTATCAGCGTTACAAGACATGGGCCACCACCATCAATCATATGCTCATGCTCTCTACTTCATTCACTAAATATGAGCTTCAATATTACAAAACATGA
- the LOC142642687 gene encoding uncharacterized protein LOC142642687 isoform X1 translates to MDSNFNPTPSNAHPESMDFLSSAWCNFAVEALHPELEDRSSIMILDNSIKQFESNTKVPFVKMDKSVKMDDTDFKSLPPWKSNDVKSWIWMQQAMHPELNYHSYFQKKWMPWKITPFKNIISIKKWLQEIKQRRKEEGRLQRAEVHAAISVAGVAAALAAIAAENSKKDEYSSTAKEAAVASAAALVAAQCAKVAEAMGAKKEQLSSVIGSAMSGTNASDILTLTAAAATSLKGASTLKARSGCKNRLNGSAPILPIEDNNDLDFNFEKHRTVLAKGTELSVETPDGNYTVRTVSVTLNNEAKVMLKIRKLNLLRSKKESIVLDLHAELYKDSETEDSNTCYLIVLTTNRGTFKLDMADDYQRYKTWATTINHMLMLSTSFTKYELQYYKT, encoded by the exons ATGGATTCAAATTTCAATCCTACACCTTCAAATGCACATCCCGAGAGTATGGATTTTCTTTCGAGTGCATGGTGCAACTTTGCTGTAGAAGCCCTTCATCCAGAGCTAGAAGACCGATCGTCAATCATGATCCTTGATAACTCTATCAAGCAGTTTGAGAGCAACACCAAAGTTCCTTTCGTG AAGATGGACAAAAGTGTTAAGATGGATGATACAGATTTTAAGTCTCTACCACCTTGGAAATCCAATGATGTGAAG TCTTGGATATGGATGCAGCAAGCAATGCACCCGGAATTAAACTACCACAGCTATTTCCAAAAGAAATGG ATGCCATGGAAGATTACTCCATTCAAGAATATTATCTCAATCAAGAAATGGTTGCAAGAAATAAAACAAAGGCGAAAAGAAGAAGGGAGACTACAAAGAGCTGAAGTGCATGCGGCAATATCAGTGGCAGGCGTGGCAGCTGCACTGGCTGCCATTGCTGCTGAAAACTCTAAAAAGGACGAGTACTCAAGCACCGCCAAGGAGGCTGCTGTAGCGTCTGCTGCTGCTTTGGTTGCAGCCCAGTGTGCAAAAGTCGCGGAAGCAATGGGAGCAAAGAAGGAGCAGCTGAGCAGTGTAATAGGCTCAGCCATGAGTGGTACAAATGCAAGTGACATCTTAACACTCACAGCTGCAGCTGCAACAT CACTAAAAGGTGCTTCTACACTTAAAGCAAGATCAGGATGCAAAAACAGATTAAATGGGAGTGCGCCTATTCTGCCCATTGAGGACAACAATGATTTGGACTTCAATTTCGAGAAGCATAGAACAGTCCTGGCAAAGGGTACCGAGCTCAGTGTCGAAACACCAGATG GGAATTACACTGTGAGAACAGTGTCAGTCACACTGAACAACGAGGCCAAG GTTATGCTTAAGATAAGGAAGCTCAATCTGTTGAGAAGTAAGAAGGAAA GTATTGTGCTGGACCTGCACGCTGAGCTGTATAAAGATTCAGAAACCGAAGACAGCAATACATGTTATCTCATCGTTTTGACAACAAATAGGGGAACATTCAAGCTAGACATGGCGGATGATTATCAGCGTTACAAGACATGGGCCACCACCATCAATCATATGCTCATGCTCTCTACTTCATTCACTAAATATGAGCTTCAATATTACAAAACATGA
- the LOC142621115 gene encoding uncharacterized protein LOC142621115, protein MVKMPRSVTRKKLKLARILAQRKRNLDSLRSIIPGCEEEVDVGTLFLKTMEHIIKLELQVRILISLSNFYGAR, encoded by the coding sequence ATGGTAAAGATGCCTCGTTCAGTAACTAGGAAGAAGTTGAAGCTTGCTAGAATTTTGgcacaaagaaaaagaaatcttgattctttgCGCAGTATTATTCCAGGGTGCGAGGAGGAGGTTGATGTTGGCACTTTGTTCTTGAAGACTATGGAGCATATAATAAAACTAGAACTGCAAGTTCGTATCCTCATAAGCCTATCAAATTTTTATGGGGCAAGGTAG